The following proteins come from a genomic window of Desulfovibrio litoralis DSM 11393:
- a CDS encoding 3'-5' exonuclease, which produces MDLKKNLSYIAIDFETADYKTDSACAIGMAKIQDGKIINTFYSLIRPPRKKIYFTNIHGLSWDMLKNSPVFSELWNNIYEYIQGTTYFIAHNAPFDRRVLHGCCQSSNIQIPTQEFICTLSIARSSLKLPSNSLDNVCKHLGIEFKHHHAEDDAIAAAKVFLSLQEKNTSL; this is translated from the coding sequence TTGGATTTAAAAAAAAATTTATCTTATATTGCCATTGATTTTGAAACCGCCGATTATAAGACTGATAGTGCTTGTGCCATTGGTATGGCAAAAATTCAAGATGGTAAAATTATCAATACATTTTACAGTCTTATCCGCCCGCCTCGGAAAAAAATCTATTTTACAAATATTCATGGTTTAAGTTGGGATATGCTTAAAAACAGCCCTGTATTTTCGGAATTATGGAATAATATTTATGAATATATTCAAGGTACTACATATTTTATTGCACACAATGCTCCGTTTGACCGCAGAGTATTACATGGTTGTTGTCAAAGTTCAAATATACAAATCCCTACCCAAGAATTTATCTGTACTTTAAGTATCGCAAGAAGCAGTTTAAAATTGCCTTCAAACAGTTTAGATAATGTTTGTAAACATTTAGGTATTGAATTTAAACATCACCATGCCGAAGATGACGCAATCGCAGCAGCTAAAGTTTTTTTATCATTACAAGAAAAAAACACTTCATTATAA
- the blaOXA gene encoding class D beta-lactamase — MFSLIFITFFVLSPSLVFALSWQESPELKPLFTELGIKEGTFVLYDVNENILKGYNKKRAETRFIPGSTYKIPNALIGLSVGAVKNVDEVLPYGGQPQPIKAWEHDMSLRDAIKMSNVPIYQELARRIGLINMWKLLDKLNFGNDEVLKPLMHRRKGLGVVAIDRFWLDGPLKISAVEQVEFLKRLALGELPVDKEIQQSVREILKLEQGENWALFGKTGAVDKYNPSLGWWVGWVEKEGRVYIFALNIDMLDNTYFERRISLGKNCLKKLGVLP, encoded by the coding sequence TTGTTTAGTTTGATTTTTATTACTTTTTTTGTTTTGTCGCCGAGTTTGGTTTTTGCTTTAAGTTGGCAAGAATCTCCGGAGCTTAAACCTCTTTTTACGGAACTTGGTATTAAAGAAGGCACTTTTGTTTTGTATGACGTAAATGAAAATATATTAAAGGGATACAATAAAAAGCGTGCTGAAACTCGTTTTATTCCCGGTTCAACATATAAAATTCCAAACGCTCTAATTGGCTTGTCTGTTGGAGCTGTAAAAAATGTTGATGAAGTTTTGCCATATGGCGGACAGCCCCAACCGATAAAAGCTTGGGAACACGATATGAGCTTGCGTGATGCCATTAAAATGTCTAATGTACCTATATATCAAGAGTTAGCAAGGCGTATTGGGTTAATAAATATGTGGAAGCTACTTGATAAGTTAAACTTTGGCAATGATGAAGTGCTAAAGCCATTGATGCATCGCAGAAAAGGTCTGGGTGTTGTGGCTATTGATCGTTTTTGGCTTGACGGACCTTTAAAAATCAGTGCTGTTGAACAAGTTGAATTTTTAAAGCGTCTTGCCTTGGGAGAATTGCCAGTTGATAAAGAGATTCAACAAAGCGTAAGAGAAATTCTTAAACTTGAGCAGGGTGAGAATTGGGCTTTATTTGGAAAAACAGGAGCCGTTGATAAATATAATCCCTCTCTTGGTTGGTGGGTCGGTTGGGTAGAAAAAGAAGGGCGTGTTTATATTTTTGCATTAAATATTGATATGTTAGATAATACATATTTTGAAAGGCGTATAAGTTTAGGAAAAAATTGTTTAAAGAAACTTGGAGTTTTGCCTTAG
- a CDS encoding pyridoxamine 5'-phosphate oxidase family protein: MFKETWSFALACNNISKCLKKDKIMRRKDRELKEYKDITAILDECEVLRLGLCLENKPYLVPMNFAYELIGSQFYFYLHSALEGRKIDIIKQNNNVCFEVDCAYKKIPAEQACEWTAKFKSVVGEGKIFILDNDQDKKNALDVFMKKHGFHKEEKSEYNLNSVLILKIVVEDISGKSNIK; the protein is encoded by the coding sequence TTGTTTAAAGAAACTTGGAGTTTTGCCTTAGCTTGTAATAACATATCAAAATGTTTAAAAAAGGATAAAATAATGAGAAGAAAAGACAGAGAGCTTAAAGAATATAAAGATATTACAGCTATTTTAGATGAATGCGAGGTTCTACGTTTAGGGCTATGTTTAGAAAATAAGCCTTATCTAGTGCCGATGAATTTTGCTTATGAATTAATAGGCTCACAGTTTTATTTTTATTTACATTCTGCCCTTGAAGGTAGAAAAATAGATATAATTAAACAAAATAACAATGTTTGTTTTGAGGTCGATTGTGCGTATAAAAAAATTCCTGCCGAACAGGCTTGCGAGTGGACTGCAAAATTTAAAAGTGTAGTCGGCGAAGGGAAAATATTTATTTTGGATAATGACCAAGATAAAAAAAATGCTTTAGATGTATTTATGAAAAAACATGGATTTCATAAAGAGGAAAAAAGCGAATATAATTTAAACTCTGTTTTAATTTTAAAGATTGTAGTTGAAGATATTTCTGGTAAATCAAATATCAAATAA
- a CDS encoding NAD-dependent succinate-semialdehyde dehydrogenase, whose translation MIKLKNQNLLRQECLINGEWVKAQDSVLEIVNPFDNSKIGTVPKLDKATLNLAVEKAQEAFKTWSKLMPLERSAVLMRWHQLILDNIDDLALIMTSEQGKPLAEAKGEILNGVSYLPWFSEQARRACGEVIPSPWPNKRPISYHQPVGVVAAITPWNFPSSLLMRKLAPALAAGCTVIAKPAKETPFSALALGYLAVEAGIPKGVLNIVTGDSRVVGDVFTTHPLIRKVTFTGSTAVGKTLLAQCAGTVKRTSMELGGNAPYIVFADADLERAASYAIACKFRNAGQTCISANRIFVEKSVVAEFTKKFVEKVKTLKLGNGVDPQTTCGPLIHEQAVKDIETLLKKALEQGAKLVIGGKRSELGGTFFEPTVLSNVTPENILFQEEIFGPIAPIYTFETEEEVIKLANAVPVGLAAYVFTQNLRRSWLIAEALEFGLVGVNEVALTTPEAPFGGMKESGMGKEGSTGGLEDYQVTKYALMGL comes from the coding sequence ATGATTAAGTTAAAAAACCAAAATTTGTTACGTCAAGAATGTTTGATTAACGGTGAATGGGTTAAAGCTCAAGATAGTGTTCTTGAAATTGTAAACCCTTTTGATAACAGTAAAATCGGTACTGTGCCTAAGCTTGATAAAGCAACTCTCAATCTTGCGGTAGAAAAAGCACAAGAAGCATTTAAAACTTGGAGTAAGTTAATGCCTCTTGAAAGGTCAGCTGTTTTAATGCGTTGGCATCAATTGATTTTGGATAATATTGATGATTTGGCATTAATAATGACTAGTGAACAAGGAAAACCTCTCGCTGAGGCAAAAGGTGAAATTTTAAACGGTGTTTCTTATTTGCCTTGGTTTTCAGAACAGGCAAGACGAGCTTGTGGCGAAGTTATTCCTTCTCCTTGGCCTAACAAACGCCCTATTAGTTATCATCAACCTGTTGGAGTTGTTGCAGCGATTACTCCTTGGAATTTTCCAAGTTCTTTATTGATGCGTAAACTTGCTCCTGCTTTAGCGGCGGGTTGTACTGTTATCGCCAAGCCGGCCAAAGAAACTCCTTTTTCGGCGTTGGCTCTTGGTTATCTTGCCGTAGAAGCAGGTATTCCAAAAGGCGTTTTAAATATTGTTACCGGTGATTCAAGAGTTGTTGGTGATGTTTTTACTACTCACCCTTTAATCAGAAAGGTAACTTTTACAGGTTCAACAGCCGTAGGTAAAACCTTGCTTGCACAGTGTGCAGGCACAGTCAAACGTACTTCAATGGAACTTGGCGGAAATGCTCCTTATATTGTGTTTGCTGATGCTGATTTAGAAAGAGCGGCTAGTTATGCTATTGCTTGTAAGTTCCGTAATGCAGGACAAACTTGTATTAGTGCTAACCGTATTTTTGTAGAAAAAAGCGTAGTTGCTGAATTTACAAAAAAATTTGTTGAAAAAGTAAAAACACTCAAACTTGGCAACGGCGTTGACCCTCAAACGACTTGTGGTCCTTTGATTCATGAACAAGCCGTTAAGGATATCGAAACGTTGCTTAAAAAAGCTTTGGAACAAGGGGCTAAATTAGTAATCGGCGGTAAGAGATCTGAACTTGGCGGTACTTTTTTTGAACCAACCGTGTTATCAAATGTAACTCCTGAAAATATCTTATTCCAAGAAGAAATTTTTGGTCCTATTGCTCCAATTTATACGTTTGAAACAGAAGAAGAAGTCATAAAATTAGCTAATGCAGTGCCTGTAGGCTTAGCTGCTTATGTCTTTACTCAAAATTTAAGACGTTCATGGTTAATTGCTGAAGCCTTAGAATTTGGACTTGTTGGCGTTAATGAAGTTGCTCTTACTACTCCCGAAGCCCCTTTTGGTGGCATGAAAGAAAGCGGAATGGGTAAAGAAGGAAGCACTGGTGGCCTAGAAGATTATCAAGTAACAAAATATGCTTTAATGGGGCTATAA
- a CDS encoding methyl-accepting chemotaxis protein, with protein sequence MKNITIANKINILIVFLLVCVSVPIIALTSHYYKKDMQKQLIDQQLPEYSNNILSVIDRKIMEPSRALTLAAQSPVLIDWIKSGESNEEGLETIYRLLTNIKKNYGTLGANFVSQQTGQYTDLIGDKRDYSYKISEKDKWFSSFRDSNAEISITVYVNDPKWGTKAFINRRVEVDGKYAGLISISLDLQNFARELNSMTIGKNGLTFVTDREGVLRFFNSQERINTPLKDMLPAYSNEWKNILTNETYSFRYKHNGDTRFVITRHIPVLNWILFTEASGNEILQNIWHSIYMSIGFSVILVISGVIVGMFMVRSLVLPLKETANFAEKLSQGKLDEKLTIERGDEIGTLANALRKMVDSLKIQINTAKEQEEKAVKQMHLAEKAMQESAEQQEKITTILQQTLKEANNAAGVSVALNHVAQNLVEDIEKTSQGADTQYKQLQKTNDAITRMVALLAEVSNNTAKTSQSVIDASKMAKEGANSVDNVIGAINKVNNIAGKMSSSMETMTQQTESITKILNTISDIADQTNLLALNAAIEAARAGEAGRGFAVVADEVRKLAEKTMLATKDVNYALTCIQSTSHENFVGTQNTVAAVEEATKIANTSGEALQNIMQLSDENSQQVESIASAVSSLKEDSAYITKSLEQVNGIAMNTMNGMKKSANIVDEVISQTQQLDKIIARLENTEKS encoded by the coding sequence ATGAAAAACATAACCATAGCCAATAAAATAAACATTCTAATTGTATTTTTATTGGTGTGTGTATCTGTTCCAATAATAGCCTTAACATCGCATTATTATAAAAAAGATATGCAAAAGCAGCTTATTGATCAACAATTGCCTGAATATTCAAATAATATATTAAGTGTTATTGACCGCAAAATAATGGAGCCCAGTAGAGCCCTTACCTTAGCCGCACAAAGCCCTGTATTAATTGATTGGATAAAAAGCGGAGAATCAAACGAAGAAGGATTAGAAACCATTTATCGTTTGCTTACAAACATCAAAAAAAATTATGGTACACTTGGGGCAAACTTTGTCTCGCAGCAAACAGGACAATATACAGACCTTATTGGCGACAAAAGGGACTATAGCTATAAAATATCAGAAAAAGATAAGTGGTTTTCATCATTTAGAGACAGCAATGCAGAAATTAGCATTACGGTGTATGTAAATGATCCTAAATGGGGAACGAAAGCTTTTATAAACAGACGAGTGGAAGTTGATGGCAAATATGCCGGTCTAATATCTATTTCTCTTGATTTGCAAAATTTTGCCCGCGAGCTTAACTCTATGACCATAGGCAAAAATGGTCTTACTTTTGTAACAGACAGAGAGGGTGTGTTACGATTTTTCAACAGTCAGGAACGCATTAACACCCCTTTAAAAGATATGTTGCCTGCTTATTCAAATGAATGGAAAAATATTCTAACAAACGAAACTTATTCGTTTAGATATAAGCATAATGGAGATACAAGGTTTGTCATAACAAGACATATCCCGGTACTTAATTGGATTTTATTTACTGAAGCCAGTGGTAATGAAATTTTACAGAATATATGGCACTCTATTTATATGAGCATAGGCTTTTCTGTTATTCTTGTTATATCCGGTGTTATTGTTGGCATGTTTATGGTTCGTTCATTAGTTTTGCCACTTAAGGAAACTGCAAATTTTGCAGAAAAATTAAGCCAAGGTAAACTAGATGAAAAATTAACTATAGAACGTGGTGATGAAATAGGCACACTAGCAAACGCCCTGCGGAAGATGGTGGATTCACTAAAAATACAGATTAATACTGCTAAAGAGCAAGAAGAAAAAGCCGTAAAACAAATGCATCTGGCTGAAAAAGCCATGCAAGAAAGCGCTGAACAACAAGAAAAAATAACAACAATCTTACAACAGACTCTGAAAGAAGCCAATAATGCGGCTGGCGTATCTGTGGCTTTAAACCATGTGGCACAAAATCTTGTTGAAGATATTGAAAAAACCAGCCAGGGAGCAGATACCCAATACAAACAACTGCAAAAAACCAATGATGCCATAACTCGCATGGTGGCTTTGTTAGCAGAAGTATCAAACAATACAGCAAAAACTTCACAAAGTGTAATAGATGCTAGCAAAATGGCAAAAGAAGGTGCCAACAGCGTTGACAATGTTATTGGAGCTATAAACAAGGTTAATAATATTGCCGGAAAAATGAGTTCTTCTATGGAAACCATGACTCAGCAGACAGAAAGTATTACAAAAATCCTTAATACTATAAGTGATATTGCAGACCAAACAAACTTATTGGCTTTAAATGCTGCCATAGAGGCTGCCAGAGCGGGTGAGGCAGGAAGAGGTTTTGCTGTGGTGGCAGATGAAGTAAGAAAGCTTGCAGAAAAAACCATGTTAGCCACCAAAGATGTAAACTATGCACTGACTTGTATACAAAGTACCAGTCATGAAAATTTTGTAGGTACACAAAACACTGTGGCTGCTGTAGAAGAAGCCACAAAAATTGCCAACACCTCGGGTGAAGCTTTGCAAAATATTATGCAACTTTCAGATGAAAATTCTCAACAAGTTGAAAGCATAGCAAGTGCTGTATCCAGTCTCAAAGAAGATAGTGCTTATATAACCAAAAGCCTTGAGCAGGTAAATGGTATAGCAATGAACACAATGAATGGCATGAAAAAATCTGCAAACATCGTAGATGAAGTTATATCACAGACACAACAGCTTGATAAAATTATTGCCAGACTAGAAAATACTGAAAAATCTTAA